The DNA region ATCGCAAACGCATGGGCGGCGTTGCGCAGATCGTCGCTCGCGGCAAGCGCCAGCGCGCTCAGCCGCTCGAAGATTTCGAGTTCGAGGTTGAGCGCGCGTTCGCCGGCGTTGGCGATCTTGGCCTCGGTCTCGCCGAGCTCCGACGTCGTGAAGCGGACTTGCCCCGCCAGCGTCTGGCGGTGGATGAAGGTCGCGTTGAGCGGCGGCGCGAACAGCTTGTCGCCGTGCTGCGCGGTGACCTCGACGAAATAGCCGAGCACATTGTTGTGCCGGATCTTCAGGGTCTTGATGCCGGTGTCCTCGGCATAGCGCGCCTGCATCGCGGCGACGACCAGGCGCGAGGCGTCGCGCAGATTGCGGCTCTCGTCGAGCGCGGCCTCATAGCCCTCGCGGACGAAGCCGCCGTCGCGCTTGATCAGCGGCAATTGCTCGGAGAGCGCGCGGGAGAATTCCCGTGCCAGGTCGCGCGAGGGGCGCTGCAAGGCCGCCATCACGGCGCCGATCTCGGCCGGCGGATTGTCGAGTTGTGTGAGGAGCTCCAGCGCCTGGTCGGCGGCGAGGATGCCGTCGCGCAGGCTCGCCAGATCGCGCGGGCCGCCGCGCCCGACCGAGAGCCGCGCCAGCGCCCGCGACATGTCGGGTGCCGCGCGCAGCACGGTCCTGACGTCCTCGCGCGCCGCGCTATCGGCGACGAAAGCCGAGACGGCATCGAGCCGCCGCGCGATCACGGCGACATCGGTCATTGGTGCGGCGAGCCGCTGCGCCAAGAGCCGCGAGCCCGCCGCTGTCACGGTGCAGTCGATCGCATCGAGCAGCGAGCCGCGGCGTTCGCCCGCGAGCGTCCGTGTCAGTTCGAGATTGGCGCGGGTCGCCGGATCGATCGCCATCGTGGTGCCGGCGGCCTCGCGCGCCGGCGGCGACAGCGGCGGGCGTTTGCCCACTTGCGTGCGGTCGATATAGGTGACGGCGGCAGCCGCAGCGGTCGCCTCCAGCCGCGACATCGTGGAGAGGCCGTCCATGGTCGCGACCGCAAAATAATCGCACAGCCGCCGCTCGGCGGTGGCGCTGTCGAAGACGTCGCGGGTCAGCGGCGTCACCGACGACAGCTCGCGCAGCGTGGGCGCAAGCTCGCTGTCGCCATAGAGCGCGTCGGTGACAATGGCCTCATTCGGGTTGATGCGCGCCAATGTCGCGGCAAGCTCGGATGTCGCGCACTCCGTCACCATGAATTCGGAGGTCGAGATATCGATCCAGGCGAGCCCCAGCCGGTCGGCGCCGGCCGAGCCGCGGGCCCGCGCGATCGCGATCAAATAATTGTTGGTGCGGGCGTCGAGCAGGGTGTCTTCGGTCAGCGTGCCCGGCGTCACCAGCCGCACCACGCCGCGGCGGACCACGCTCTTGTTGCCGCGTGCCTTGGCTTCCGCGGGATTTTCGGTCTGCTCGCACACCGCGACGCGGTGGCCGGCGCCGATCAGCCGATGCAGATAGTCTTCCGAGCGCTCGACCGGCACGCCGCACATCGGGATATCCATGCCCTGATGCTTGCCGCGCTTGGTCAAGACGATGCCGAGCGTCCTGGAGGCGATCTCGGCGTCCTCGAAGAACAGCTCGTAGAAATCGCCCATCCGGTAGAACAGCAACAGGCCGGGGTGGGCCGACTTGATCTCCAGATACTGCTCCATCATCGGCGTGACGCGCGCCTCGGTGGGAGCGGACTCGGGCGGAACAGGAATGGGCTGCTGAATGGTCATGAGGGTGCGGAAACTACAAAATTTCGCCGCGTGGTCCTATCCAGGAAAAAGGGGTTTTCCACCCTCTCCACGGCCCCAAGAGATGACGAGACCTCACGGCAATGCGCGCTTGACGCGCGCTTCGGTCAATTGACCTGCCGGAGGCACGCTCCTAAAACTCGTCCCAAGTTCCAAGCGATCCAGCGCCTAAGCCACGGCATTCAGGGAGAGATTCAATGCGTGATGTCTATATTTGCGATGCCGTCCGGACCCCGATCGGCCGTTTCGGCGGCGCGCTCGCCAAGGTGCGCGCCGACGACCTCGCGGCCGCCCCGATCAAGGCGCTGATGGCCAAGCACCCGACGGTCGATTGGACAGCGGTCGACGAGGTCTATTTCGGCTGTGCCAACCAGGCCGGCGAGGACAACCGCAACGTCGCGCGCATGGCGCTGCTGCTCGCAGGCCTCCCCGATTCGGTTCCCGGCCAGACCCTGAACCGGCTCTGCGCCTCCGGCTTAGATGCGGTCGGTGCGGCCGGCCGCGCCATCCGCGCCGGCGAGATCGATCTGGCGATCGCGGGCGGCGTTGAATCGATGACGCGCGCGCCGTTCGTGATGGGCAAGGCACCGGAGGCTTTCGCGCGCTCGGCCGATATCTACGACACCACGATCGGCTGGCGCTTCATCAATCCCTTGATGAAGGCGCAGTACGGCGTCGATGCGATGCCCGAGACCGGCGAGAACGTCGCCGAGGAATTCCAGATCTCGCGCGGCGACCAGGATGCGATGGCGATCCGCTCGCAGCAGCGCGCCGGTGCTGCGATCGCCTCGGGCTATTTCGCCGAGGAGATCGTCCCGATCCAGGTGCCAGGCGGCAAGGCCGGTCCCATCACCGTCGACAAGGACGAGCATCCGCGGCCGGAGACCACGCTCGAAGGTCTGGCCAAGCTGAAGCCGATCGTGCGCAATCCGGGCACGGTGACCGCGGGCAACGCGTCGGGCGTCAATGACGGCGCCGCCGCGATGATCCTCGCCTCCGAGGCTGCCGTGAAGAAGCACGGCCTGACCCCGCGCGCGAAAATCCTGGGTCTTGCGTCGGCCGGCGTGCCGCCGCGCATCATGGGCATCGGCCCGGTGCCGGCGACGCAGAAGCTGGTCGCGCGGCTCGGCATCAAGGTGTCGGATTTCGACCTGATCGAGCTCAACGAAGCTTTCGCCTCGCAGGGCATCGCCGTGCTGCGCCAACTCGGCGTCAAGGACGACGCCGATTTCGTCAATCCGCATGGCGGCGCGATTGCGCTCGGCCACCCGCTCGGCATGAGCGGCGCGCGGCTGGTCTTGACCGCCGTGCACGGCATGGAGAAGCGCGGCGGGAAGCTTGCCTTGGCAACTATGTGCGTCGGGGTCGGCCAGGGCGTTGCGGTCGCGATCGAAAAGCTGAACTAATCCAATCGTTTGGAAGGGCTGAAATCAGCCCTTCCCCGAATTGGTTATGTTCGATAATGGTCTGCGGCAAGGCCTGCGGGCGCGCGGGCCACGGAGGTATCAGCCATGACCTTACAGTATCCGCTGCAGTCGCTTGCGGCGCATCCGGCGCGGCTGTCGCCGGGCTACCGCTCGACCGTGAAGCGTTCGCCGCAAAAGCCGTTGATCCCGATCCGCCACACGCTCTCGGAGCTCACCGGGCCGGTCTACGGTCATGAGACCGTGCGCGAGCACGACAACGATCTCACCATCCAGGCCACCGGCGAGCCGCTCGGCGAACGCATCATCGTGCACGGCCATGTGCTCGACGAGGACGGCCGCGGCGTGCCGAACGTGCTGGTCGAGCTGTGGCAGGCCAATGCCTGCGGCCGCTACATCCATGTCGTCGACCAGCATCCGGCGCCGCTCGATCCGAATTTCACCGGCGCCGGCCGCACCCAGTCGGATGCTGCGGGCTACTACAAGTTCATCACCATCAAGCCCGGCGCCTACCCGTGGGGCAATCACCACAACGCCTGGCGGCCCGCGCACATCCATTTCTCGGTGTTCGGCCATTCCTTCATCTCGCGTCTCGTCACGCAGATGTATTTCCCGGGCGATCCGCTGTTCCCGTTCGATCCGATCTTCAACTCGGTGACCGACGAGAAGGCGCGCCTGCGGATGATCTCGTCGTTCGATCTCGAGAACACCCGGCCGGAATGGGCGCTCTGCTATCGCTTCGATATCGTGCTGCGCGGGCGCAACGCCACGCCGATGGAGACCAGGTAAGTGTCGAACCAGCGTCCTGACGGCATCACGCCGTCGCAAACCGTCGGCCCATACTTCAAATACGGCCTGACGCCGAACGGCGAATACGCGTGGAACGACGCCTTCACCAACAATCTGCTGACGCCTGATGTTTCCGGCGAGCGCATCCGCGTCGCAGGCAAGGTCTATGACGGCGACGGCGCGATTGTGCCGGATTGCATGCTGGAGATCTGGCAGGCCGATGCCCAAGGCCGCTTCTCCGATCCGCAGGACAAGCGCGCGCTGCCCAATTCCTCCTTCAAGGGTTTTGGCCGCGTCGGCACCGACAACAGCGGCGCCTACGCCTTCGACACCATCAAGCCGGGTTCGGTGCCCGATCCCGACGGCAAGCCGCAGGCGCCGCACATCCTGCTCGCGGTGTTCGGACGCGGCATGCTGCTGCAACTCTACACAAGGATCTATTTCGACGATGAGGCCGGCAACGCCGGTGATCCCGTACTGGCGCTGGTGCCGGCCGATCGCCGCGCCACCCTGATCGCGAAGAAGGCGGGTAACGTCTACACGCTCGACATCCACCTGCAGGGCGACAACGAGACGGTGTTCTTCGACGTGTGACGCGAGAGGGTCCGGGAATGACGCGCAACCGCTTCCTCACCGGCCTCGTTGGATATCCGATCGCGCATTCGGCGGCGCCTGCGATGCATGAGCAGGCCGCCGCAGCGCTCGGCCTGCACTGTCACTATCAGCTCATCGAGGTGCCGGCTGCCGGACGCGACGATCTGCGCGCGATGCTCGATGGCATCAGGCGGCTCGGCTTTGCCGGCATCAACGTCACCTTTCCCTACAAGGAAGCCGTCGTCGATTGGCTCGACGACGTCACAGCCGATGCAAGCGCGATCGGCGCGGTCAACACCATCGTCGTCGATGGCACGCGGCTGATCGGGCACAACACCGATGCAACAGGCTTTGCGCGCGCCATCGCGCCGCTGCTCGCCGCAACGCCGCGTGGTCCGATCGCGCTGATCGGTGCCGGCGGCGTCGGCAAGGCGATTGCCTTCGTGCTCGCCGGCCTCGGTGCCGCCGAGATCAGGATCTTCGACAGCGATGTGGCCCGTGCCGCCAAGCTTGCGGCGCGGTTGCCGCACCCCCATGCCGTTCACGCCACGAGCGTTGCGGCCGCGGTCGACGGCGCGGCGGGCCTCGTCAACGCCACGCCGGTCGGCATGCTGCCGAGCCGCGACCTGCCGGTGCCGGATGCGCTGCTGCATCCGGCGATGTGGGTCGCCGACGCCGTCTACACGCCGTTGTGGACGCCGATGCTGCTGGCGGCCAAGGCCAAGGGCGCGCCCGTGCTCACCGGGCGCGATCTCGCCATCAACGCGGCGGCGGATGCGTTTGCGCTGTTCACAGGGACGACACCGCCGCATGCCGTGATGGGAAATGCGTTCGACGCCGTGATGGCGGCGCGCTACTCTGCCTCCGCCTGAAGGCGCGGAGACATTTCCCAATGACAACAATCAGGATCGGTCTGGCCGGCTGCGGCTTCGTGTCGGAATTGCACATGTATGCCTATCGGCGCGTCTATGGCGTCGACGTCGAGGTGCGGGCGGTGGCGGCGCGCGGCGATCATGTCGTCGAGTTCGCGCGCAAGCATCAGATTCCAAGCGCCCATCGCAGCTTTGCCGAACTCGTCGCCGACGCTGATATCGATGTCATCGACATCTGCACGCCTCCCAACCTCCACGCCGCGATGATCGTCGAGGCGATGCAGGCCGGCAAGCACGTGATCTGCGAAAAGCCGTTCAGCGGCTATTTCGGCCGCGACGGCGACAAGACGCCGATCGGCAGGCATGTTCCGAAGGCGCTGATGTATCAGCGCGTGATGGAGGAGATGGAGGCGACCCGCGCCGCGATCGAGCGGACTGGAAAGCTCTTCATGTACGCCGAGGACTGGATCTATGCACCAGCGATCACCAAGACCGCGGAGATCATCCGGGCCACCCGCGACAAGATCCTGTTCATGAAGGGCGAGGAGAGCCATTCCGGCTCGCATGCGGCGCACGCCGCCGAGTGGGCGATGACCGGCGGCGGCTCGCTGATCCGGATGGGCTGCCATCCGCTGTCGGCGGTGCTCTATCTCAAGCAGGTCGAGGCCCGCGCGCGTAGCGAGGCGATTACGGTTGCCAGCGTCACCTGCGACGTCGGCCACGTCACGGCAACGCTCAGGCCGGAAGAGCGCGCCTTCATCAAGGCAAAGCCGGTCGACGTCGAGGATTGGGGCACGCTGACCGCAACCTTCTCCGACGGCACCAAGGCCACGGTGTTCTCCGGCGACATGATCATGGGCGGCGTGCGCAATCTGATCGAAACCTACACCTCGGGCGGCTCGCTGTTCGCCAACATCAC from Bradyrhizobium genosp. L includes:
- the mutS gene encoding DNA mismatch repair protein MutS — encoded protein: MTIQQPIPVPPESAPTEARVTPMMEQYLEIKSAHPGLLLFYRMGDFYELFFEDAEIASRTLGIVLTKRGKHQGMDIPMCGVPVERSEDYLHRLIGAGHRVAVCEQTENPAEAKARGNKSVVRRGVVRLVTPGTLTEDTLLDARTNNYLIAIARARGSAGADRLGLAWIDISTSEFMVTECATSELAATLARINPNEAIVTDALYGDSELAPTLRELSSVTPLTRDVFDSATAERRLCDYFAVATMDGLSTMSRLEATAAAAAVTYIDRTQVGKRPPLSPPAREAAGTTMAIDPATRANLELTRTLAGERRGSLLDAIDCTVTAAGSRLLAQRLAAPMTDVAVIARRLDAVSAFVADSAAREDVRTVLRAAPDMSRALARLSVGRGGPRDLASLRDGILAADQALELLTQLDNPPAEIGAVMAALQRPSRDLAREFSRALSEQLPLIKRDGGFVREGYEAALDESRNLRDASRLVVAAMQARYAEDTGIKTLKIRHNNVLGYFVEVTAQHGDKLFAPPLNATFIHRQTLAGQVRFTTSELGETEAKIANAGERALNLELEIFERLSALALAASDDLRNAAHAFAMLDVATALAKLAIDDNYVRPEVDGSLGFAIEGGRHPVVEQALKRDGQPFIANACDLSPAPAQKSGQLWLITGPNMAGKSTFLRQNALIALLAQIGSYVPASRARLGIVDRLFSRVGAADDLARGRSTFMVEMVETAVILNQASERSLVILDEIGRGTATFDGLSIAWAAIEHLHESNRCRTLFATHYHELTALSAKLPRMFNATVRVKEWQGDVVFLHEVLPGSADRSYGIQVAKLAGLPPAVIARAKSVLAKLEAQDRGQTARALVDDLPLFAVPSRAAAEDKPPSEAELLIEALKALHPDEMSPREALEALYALRAKLPKT
- the pcaF gene encoding 3-oxoadipyl-CoA thiolase is translated as MRDVYICDAVRTPIGRFGGALAKVRADDLAAAPIKALMAKHPTVDWTAVDEVYFGCANQAGEDNRNVARMALLLAGLPDSVPGQTLNRLCASGLDAVGAAGRAIRAGEIDLAIAGGVESMTRAPFVMGKAPEAFARSADIYDTTIGWRFINPLMKAQYGVDAMPETGENVAEEFQISRGDQDAMAIRSQQRAGAAIASGYFAEEIVPIQVPGGKAGPITVDKDEHPRPETTLEGLAKLKPIVRNPGTVTAGNASGVNDGAAAMILASEAAVKKHGLTPRAKILGLASAGVPPRIMGIGPVPATQKLVARLGIKVSDFDLIELNEAFASQGIAVLRQLGVKDDADFVNPHGGAIALGHPLGMSGARLVLTAVHGMEKRGGKLALATMCVGVGQGVAVAIEKLN
- the pcaH gene encoding protocatechuate 3,4-dioxygenase subunit beta, with the translated sequence MTLQYPLQSLAAHPARLSPGYRSTVKRSPQKPLIPIRHTLSELTGPVYGHETVREHDNDLTIQATGEPLGERIIVHGHVLDEDGRGVPNVLVELWQANACGRYIHVVDQHPAPLDPNFTGAGRTQSDAAGYYKFITIKPGAYPWGNHHNAWRPAHIHFSVFGHSFISRLVTQMYFPGDPLFPFDPIFNSVTDEKARLRMISSFDLENTRPEWALCYRFDIVLRGRNATPMETR
- the pcaG gene encoding protocatechuate 3,4-dioxygenase subunit alpha, with amino-acid sequence MSNQRPDGITPSQTVGPYFKYGLTPNGEYAWNDAFTNNLLTPDVSGERIRVAGKVYDGDGAIVPDCMLEIWQADAQGRFSDPQDKRALPNSSFKGFGRVGTDNSGAYAFDTIKPGSVPDPDGKPQAPHILLAVFGRGMLLQLYTRIYFDDEAGNAGDPVLALVPADRRATLIAKKAGNVYTLDIHLQGDNETVFFDV
- a CDS encoding shikimate dehydrogenase; translation: MTRNRFLTGLVGYPIAHSAAPAMHEQAAAALGLHCHYQLIEVPAAGRDDLRAMLDGIRRLGFAGINVTFPYKEAVVDWLDDVTADASAIGAVNTIVVDGTRLIGHNTDATGFARAIAPLLAATPRGPIALIGAGGVGKAIAFVLAGLGAAEIRIFDSDVARAAKLAARLPHPHAVHATSVAAAVDGAAGLVNATPVGMLPSRDLPVPDALLHPAMWVADAVYTPLWTPMLLAAKAKGAPVLTGRDLAINAAADAFALFTGTTPPHAVMGNAFDAVMAARYSASA
- a CDS encoding Gfo/Idh/MocA family protein; the protein is MTTIRIGLAGCGFVSELHMYAYRRVYGVDVEVRAVAARGDHVVEFARKHQIPSAHRSFAELVADADIDVIDICTPPNLHAAMIVEAMQAGKHVICEKPFSGYFGRDGDKTPIGRHVPKALMYQRVMEEMEATRAAIERTGKLFMYAEDWIYAPAITKTAEIIRATRDKILFMKGEESHSGSHAAHAAEWAMTGGGSLIRMGCHPLSAVLYLKQVEARARSEAITVASVTCDVGHVTATLRPEERAFIKAKPVDVEDWGTLTATFSDGTKATVFSGDMIMGGVRNLIETYTSGGSLFANITPNTHLTSYQTSEEKLASVYITEKVDRKTGWQYVCLEEEWTRGYLQEIQDFMECVATGRQPLADLTLAYETTKVNYAGYWAADEGRRVVL